The sequence below is a genomic window from uncultured Fretibacterium sp..
TACGGCACGACGGTCGAGCTGGTGAAGGCCGGGGCCGGCACCACGGCCTCGGGGGGCGAGGAGCTCGTCGCGAGGGCCAAGGAGTCGGTCCTGGCCCTGAACTGTTTCCGAGAGGTCGTCGATACCGTCCGGGCCGGGGGCAGCGAGGACGCGACGTGGATGATGCGCCGCGTCCAGGAGCAGGGCGGCCGGGCCACGTACATGGCGCTGGGCTCGGACATCACCGCGCCGCACCACAACGGCAGGTTCGACCTGGACGAGCGCAGCATCATCCAGGGGGTCCGGGCCGTCGCGGCCATCACGGAGGGCCTGTTGAGCTCGAAATAGTCGGGGTTCGGGGGCGCCTTCCCCGAAGCACTTGCGTTACCCTTACGGAGGTAGGATGATGAAGAAAAACATTGGTCCGATAACGGCCGGCTTTCCCACGCCTGTCGTCCTGGCCGGGACGACGGACGCGGCGGGGCGGCCAAACCTCGTCACGTTGGCCTGGGTGGGCGTCTGCTGTTCGGAGCCGCCCGCCATCCAGATATCGGTCCGTCCGGACCGCTACAGCCACGCGGCCATCACCGAGCGAAGGGCGTTCAGCGTCTGCGTCCCATCGAAACGTCACGTGGACGAGACGGATTTCTGCGGTATCGTGTCGGGCCGCAAATACGACAAGTTCGCCCTCGCTGGTCTGACTCTGGAGTCTGGCCCGGAGCTGGGGCTCCCCCTGGTCGCCGAATTTCCCCTTTGCTTCGAATGCCGGCTGGTTCACACGTTCACCGTCGGGTCGCACGACCTGTTCGTGGGGCAGATCGTTTCCTGCATGGCCGAGGAGTCGACGCTCGACGGCCGGGGCCGCCCGGATTCGGGCAGGCTGGACTCGGTGGTCTTCATGCCGGGGGACGGGTACTACGGGCTGAGCCCTCGCATCGCGCCGGGCTTCGGAGTGGGCAGACGCTTCCTGTCTGGAAAAGGGAACTGCCCGGAAAAGGGAACGACGGAGACGGCAGAACTTCATGACGCATAACGGTTATTGGGGTTATTGGGGTTATTGGGGTTATTTGCACATCCGCATGGATCTGCCCGTCGAGGTCGGAGTGAGGTGACGGCGATGGCGTGGGAAGGGACAAAGCGATGGATTCTGTTTGCGGCGGGGATGTTCTGCGGCATCGAGGCGGGGCATCTTTTCTACCTCGACCGCCTGTCGGCCGGGGGGGCGTTCCTGCTTCTGGCGGGGGCCTTCCTGTTCTTCTCGCAGAGGGAACGCGGCCGGCGCGAGGAGGAGCCCCCCGAGGAGATGCCGGCGGAGCCCGAGGGCAGCCCCGCGGCGGGGCTGGCCCTCTTCGTCGCGGAGGAGGCGTTGAACGGTCTCAAGCGGATTGGGCGCACGATGCCCCCCTCCTCCATGGAGGTAACCCAGCTGGAGGACCGGCTGAACGCGCTCCTCGGCAGCATGGGCGTCCCTGCCGAGGAACGAAGACAGCTGGCCGAGGAGCTCGAGAAACTCAAGGGACGGGCCCGGAGGAACGAAGGGCGGAGGGCCCTGAGCCAGAGCGCGCGGCTGTAGCGGCGCAGGGGGCCCGCCCTGCCCTTCTACCGCCGCTGGGAGGCCCGGCTCAGGAACGCTTTGATGCAGTCCGCAACCCGCTTCACATCCGAGTCCTCGAGAAGCGGGAACATCGGCAGGGAGATTGCGCCCCGATAGTAGCGCTCGGCCTCGGGAAAGTCGCCCCACCGGTAGCCGAACCGTTTTTTGTAGTACGGATGCAGGGGGACGGGCGAATAGTGCACTTGGAGTCTGATGCCGTTCTCCGCGAGGTGTGCGAAAAGGGGCCCGCGCGCCTCCGCGTCCACCTGGATGGGAAACAGGTGGTAGGCGTGTCCCTCGTGCGCGGGGGGCAGGGTCAGTCCCCGGACGTCCGCCAGCAGCTCCCGGTAGAGCGCGGCGATCTCCCGGCGGCGTCTCACGAAGGCATCCAGGCGGCGCATCTGGCCGAGCCCCAGGGCGCAGTTCAGGTCTGTAAGCCGGTAGTTCCACCCCAGTGTCTGCATCTCGCAGTGCCATGGCCCCTCGGGGGCCTCCTCGAAGTCCTCGGGGTCTCTCGTGATGCCGTGGCTGCGGAACAGCCGGAGCGCGTGAGCGTATTCATCGCTTCGAGTCAGGACGGCCCCGCCCTCGGCGGTCGTGATGTGCTTCACGGGATGGAAGCTCAGGACGGTCATATCAGCGTCGAAGCCGATTTTGTGCCCGTCCCGGTCGCCGCCCAGCGCGTGGCAGGCGTCCTCGATGAGGACCAGCCCGTGCTCGGACGCCAGCCTTCTGAACGGCTCCATGGCGAACGGATATCCGCCGAAGCTGACGGGCGCGATAGCCCGGACCCGGCTCAGCTTCGCCTCCGCCTTGGCGGGGTCGAGGCAGAGGGTGCTCGGATCGATGTCCGCAAAGACGGGCTCGGCCCCCACGTAGAGCGCGGAGTTCGACGTCGCCGCGAAGGTCATGGGCGTGGTCAGCAGCCGGTCGCCGGGCCCCAGCCCCGCCGCGGCCATGGCCCCGTGGAGCGCCGACGTCCCGTTGACGAACGTCACCGCGTGCTTCACGCCGACGTAATCGGCCAGGGACCTCTCGAACGCCGCTACGGTCGGGCCCTGGGTGAGCCAGTCGCCCTTCAGCACCTTGACGACCTCCGCGATGTCGTCGTCGTCAATCCACTGCCGCCCGTAAGACAAGTTTTTGGTGTTCACGCTCAATTCCCCTCTCGAGATCAAGGAAGACATATCCCAACTCACCGGACTGCCTCGGTTTCGTTTATTTTAGCACCAGGCCAGAGGGTTACCCTCCGCTTTTGAAGCACCCTGAAAGATAAGTGTACAAAGGAAGGCGCAAGCGATACACACCCCAAATGTACAAAAGATTTCCAGGGGCCTCGTTATTGCATTTGGGTAAAGCCGGGTTCAAAATTATCAGAAGTGATATACTAATATAGTAATGACATCATGAAAGACATTCAAGTGTTTGAAATCGTGCTCGGTCTGGGAAAGCCGCGGTATATCGAGTCCAGCAGCCTTGAGGCCGATAGAAACCGCCTTGATATTCACGCTGATTTTCTAAAAGGGGCCTCAACGAACTATTCCGCACGGAAGCCATTCGCGCCGGATTTGCCAAACTGTAGAGGGAGAAGAACTATCAGCTCATCGTGGACACCGCCGAATGTTTGCCAGAGGCTGTCATCAACGAAGACGAGAAGCTGATGATGTACATAAATTTGAGCACAGGGAGGGTGTAGAGTTTGGGAATCATACTTAAAAAAGTTCGTATCAGCAATTACCGCTCCATAGAATCGCTTTCTCTGGATTTGGGTTTGTTTAACCTGCTTATTGGGCAGAACAATACGGGGAAAACTAATTTTCTGAAAGCCGTCACTCTTTCTATATCGGGAGCCTCCGATATTTCAGAGGAGGATATTTTTATCGCGCAAGATGAGCGATTAAAGCGCACAAAAACTGCGGTTATAGACATCCTTTTGCGGCCTACAGTCAATGCTGTACAGGTCTGTAAGGAATTCTCCGAGTTTTGGACAAGCGTATTCACTGATTCTTGGATTACGACAAGCCCCGAGGGCAATTTTGTGGGCATCCGTACAGAGATAAAGTATGACCCGATAAGAGATATGTACAGTTTGAGCCGCCACTGCATCAGACAATGGGGCGACAGCATCGGCGATGCTACAATCGAGACCAAGAGAACGGTTTTCAACGATGATATGCGGACATATCTGCAATCATTTTATATGGACGCAAATAGGGATATTGTTCAAGACTTGCGGAACAGGAAATCATACTTTGGTAGGGTCACGTCGGGTTATGCTTTGACAGAAGAGACGATAAACGAGATTGAAGAACAGCTTAACGCTGCCAACACGAAAATAATTGAGAGCATTCCCTCCTTACATCAGACGAAAGAGCGGATTTCGGCTATTGGACAAACTATTGGAGCAGCAAGTAGCAGCATAGAGATAGAACCGCTTGCACGAAAAATCACCGACCTTAACAAAGGCATGGATATTGTGATGCAGGACGGCAAAGCTGCGTCTTTCCCGATTGCACAACATGGCTACGGGACACGCAGTTGGATTTCGTTCCTCACACTATCCGCTTTTGTAGAGAATCAAAATCAAAAACTGAAAGACGATGATGAAGCCGAACAGTTCATCATGCTCACGATGGAAGAACCCGAAGCGCACTTGCACCCTCAAGCGCAGCGGCAGTTATTTGAGCAAATCTCGCATTTCGAGGGACAAAAGATTGTCAGCACTCACTCTCCGAGCATAATAGCGCAGGCATCATTAACTGACACAATATATTTTAGCAAGCACGATGGCAAGACATCAGCAATGCGCTATTCACCTTCTGGTGCCAAAGAGGATAAGGAGAAGATATTTAGAGAAGTTATAAATACGCGTGCAGACCTACTCTTCTCATCTGCGGTAATTCTTTGTGAGGGCATTACAGAAGAACTGGCTCTACCTGTCTATTTTGTCAAGTATTTCGGTTGTGCTCCTTATTCTCTCGGTGTAAGCATCGTCAATATCGGCGGGAAAGATAACTATAAACCGTTCTTGTCGCTGATTAGGAACTTCGATATCCCTTGGTTTATTTTCAGCGATGGAGAGGCAGAAGCTATTTCAGCTGTCAGTTCGGCAATCAGGCAGGTTTTCGATAAAGACTACGCTACGCTCAAAAACGTCTTCATTTTGGAAAACGGCGATGATTATGAGAAATATCTTATCCATGAGGGGTATTCGGATTTAATTATCGAGGTTATATGCGAACACGAGGGTGATACAGAGTATCTCGATTCATATATTAACCGAATGAAAGGGAAGAAACGAAAAGGCGGTGGATATCGAGACTACACCAAAGAAGGCGGTCGCCAGGACGCTCTGGTTGATTTGTGCCACGAACATAAGACTGAATACGCTCTTCCTGTCGCAAAAAAGCTAGTGGGGCAAGCAGATGAGAATAAGCGCATACCGTCAAAAGTAAAGGAATTGTTATCTGCTCTTGAGGGTAGAATCGGAGCAATCAAAGCTCACATTCTGGAGGATGAAGCATGAACCTCTCAGCAAAGCAACAACAAATCGTTGAACACATTGACGGGGCATTGCTTGTGAAAGCGGGGCCGGGCAGTGGCAAGACGAGAGTGCTTACCGAACGCGTCAAGCATCTGTTGAATGTGAAAAAACGTAGCAAAGTCTTGGCTTTAACTTTTAGTAACTTGGCGGCAGATGAAATGCGTTCAAGACTTGAAACCGATAAAGAAGTCGGTGAAGCCATCGAACGTGTCACGATTGGCACGATTCATTCTTTCTGCTTGGATATTATCCAGTCCAGAGGCTACTTAATTGGGCTGCGCCCTGATATTTCATTGTTCGAGAACGATAATGACCGGACTGCAATTCTGCGAAGTGTGATTTCTGATAAAGCAGAGTTCGGGATACTTTCGCAGCGGGAGCAGGACCCAGATACTCTTCTCGCAGAATTATTGACATTTATTTCAAAGCAGAAGCGTTCTTTAATATCTCCTGAATCATGCATTATAAAAGAGCCGTACCCGACAATCTATCAGAAATACAATGATGTACTTCGGAATCAGAATGCGATGGATTTTGATGACATCCTATTCTTTGCTTATCGAATACTGGCAGAAAATCTTGATGTAGCAAAACTCTATACGTCCGTTTATCGCTATGTTTGCATTGACGAATCACAAAACTTGAACAACGCCCAATACCGCGTTATACAAGCTCTTTGCGGCGTCGAGTTCAATAACATTATGATGGTGGGGGATGAGAACCAATCCATCTACGCATTCAACGGTTCGAGCAGTAAGTATATGTCAGAGCTGTTCGTAAGAGATTTTCAGCCTACCATCTATACTCTGGATGAAAATTTTCGTTCCGCAAAACAAATAGTCCAATTTTCCAGATCCCTGATGAGGAACACGGAAACGGAAGACGTATCAAAATACGTCTTCGATGGCGAGCTTAAAGCCGTTGCCTATGAAAATGAAGCGGTAGAGGCAAAGGCTGTACGAAACAAAATTGAAGAACTCATATTTCTCGGCCATAAGGACATTGAGGATCCTTTAAGCCACGACAACTTCGCAGTTATCGCCAGGAATAAATATGTCTTTGCCCAGATTGAGAGCGAGTTCTCTGACGGCACAATACCGTTCTTTTATAAGAAAACACAATCAGGCATTACTTGCGAGACCGACTACTTGGAAGCGTTTGACCTGATGTTACGCCTATTGATGAATCCGATGGATGTGTACCATAGACAGATGCTCTGCAAGCTGGTGTCAAAAGATTTGTCTATTGATGCCGATTGTTCTGATACGAAGACGCTAATCGGACAACTCCTGTCTGGTAGTAAATATGATTGGATGAACTCTGCTCTTACTTCTATAACGGTGGATGGTAATCTTGATTTCGACAAAGTGCTTGCATCCCTTAGAGAGAACTCACCGACCGACTTGGAAGATGACGATAGATACCTGCTTGAAAAAGACATTGACGAATGGCAAAAACACTGGGGTCGATTCAAAAGACATGTTGCAAGGGAAAACAGGACGTTAATTTCATTCCGCAATGCAATATCACTTGGCAAGACACAGGAAATTGACGCAGAGACAGGTGTTGCTCTACTTACCGCCCACATGTCAAAGGGTTTGGAGTTCGAGGTTGTATTTATCATCGGACTATCCGAAGGGACGTTTCCCGACTATCGCGCTGTGAAAAGCGGAGGGGATGCCCTCACGCAGGAAAAGAACAATATGTATGTTGCGGTCACAAGAGCGAAGCGACTTTGCTACTTGTCCTACCCACAGATAAAAAGGATGCCGTGGGGCGATGATAAGAAACAGTCTCCATCGCGATTCATAAGTCATATAGTAGTCCCCAACTAAAGGATCACCATACTCTCCAGGGACTCCATAAAGTTCTGTCCAGGCTCCTTGCAAAACACAACAAGAAGTTTGCAGTTCCACCTGCAGAACAGGAGAGTACCTACATGAAGCCTACGGAGAGGGTCGATATGGATTTCTTTTAACGCGAATTGGTCTCACTCCTCAACCCTTCGGAACGCGCAGGAGACCAGGTGATCGTTCACCATGCCCGTCGCCTGCATGAAGGCGTAGACGATCGTCGGGCCGACGAAGCCGAACCCCAGGCGATTCAAATCCCGGCTGATGCGCTCGGACAGAGGGGTCCGGGCCGGAATCTCGCCCGCCTCGCACCACGCGTTGACCAGGGGCGTGAAGTCCACGTAGCGCCACAGGAAGTCGTCCAGCGTCCCGTGCTCCTCCCGCAGCCTCAAGTAGGCCCTCGCGTTCCGGACCATCATCCGGATCTTCAGCCGGTTCCGGATGATGCCCTCCGTCTCCATGAGCTCGGCAATTTTCCGCTCGTCGTATTCGGCCACGATCAGGGGGTCGAAGTCGTCGAACGCCGTCCGGAGCGCCCCCATCTTGCGCAGGATGGTGGACCAGCTCAGCCCGGCCTGCATCCCCTCCAGGCAGAGCATCCCGAAGAGGCCCTGCTCGTCGTGCAGCGGAACGCCCCACACCCGGTCGTGATACGCACGCTCCAGCGGGCTTCGATCCGCCCACGGGCAGCGAATGATCCCTCCGTCCATCTTCATTTCTCCGCTCCGAATCGGCCCTTCCCCATCGTCATCGCCGCGGCCTGGCCGGCTGGGGAAGGGGCTTCGTCGTGCTCTT
It includes:
- a CDS encoding DNA-3-methyladenine glycosylase I, which codes for MDGGIIRCPWADRSPLERAYHDRVWGVPLHDEQGLFGMLCLEGMQAGLSWSTILRKMGALRTAFDDFDPLIVAEYDERKIAELMETEGIIRNRLKIRMMVRNARAYLRLREEHGTLDDFLWRYVDFTPLVNAWCEAGEIPARTPLSERISRDLNRLGFGFVGPTIVYAFMQATGMVNDHLVSCAFRRVEE
- a CDS encoding flavin reductase family protein, encoding MKKNIGPITAGFPTPVVLAGTTDAAGRPNLVTLAWVGVCCSEPPAIQISVRPDRYSHAAITERRAFSVCVPSKRHVDETDFCGIVSGRKYDKFALAGLTLESGPELGLPLVAEFPLCFECRLVHTFTVGSHDLFVGQIVSCMAEESTLDGRGRPDSGRLDSVVFMPGDGYYGLSPRIAPGFGVGRRFLSGKGNCPEKGTTETAELHDA
- a CDS encoding ATP-dependent helicase; the encoded protein is MNLSAKQQQIVEHIDGALLVKAGPGSGKTRVLTERVKHLLNVKKRSKVLALTFSNLAADEMRSRLETDKEVGEAIERVTIGTIHSFCLDIIQSRGYLIGLRPDISLFENDNDRTAILRSVISDKAEFGILSQREQDPDTLLAELLTFISKQKRSLISPESCIIKEPYPTIYQKYNDVLRNQNAMDFDDILFFAYRILAENLDVAKLYTSVYRYVCIDESQNLNNAQYRVIQALCGVEFNNIMMVGDENQSIYAFNGSSSKYMSELFVRDFQPTIYTLDENFRSAKQIVQFSRSLMRNTETEDVSKYVFDGELKAVAYENEAVEAKAVRNKIEELIFLGHKDIEDPLSHDNFAVIARNKYVFAQIESEFSDGTIPFFYKKTQSGITCETDYLEAFDLMLRLLMNPMDVYHRQMLCKLVSKDLSIDADCSDTKTLIGQLLSGSKYDWMNSALTSITVDGNLDFDKVLASLRENSPTDLEDDDRYLLEKDIDEWQKHWGRFKRHVARENRTLISFRNAISLGKTQEIDAETGVALLTAHMSKGLEFEVVFIIGLSEGTFPDYRAVKSGGDALTQEKNNMYVAVTRAKRLCYLSYPQIKRMPWGDDKKQSPSRFISHIVVPN
- the pseC gene encoding UDP-4-amino-4,6-dideoxy-N-acetyl-beta-L-altrosamine transaminase encodes the protein MNTKNLSYGRQWIDDDDIAEVVKVLKGDWLTQGPTVAAFERSLADYVGVKHAVTFVNGTSALHGAMAAAGLGPGDRLLTTPMTFAATSNSALYVGAEPVFADIDPSTLCLDPAKAEAKLSRVRAIAPVSFGGYPFAMEPFRRLASEHGLVLIEDACHALGGDRDGHKIGFDADMTVLSFHPVKHITTAEGGAVLTRSDEYAHALRLFRSHGITRDPEDFEEAPEGPWHCEMQTLGWNYRLTDLNCALGLGQMRRLDAFVRRRREIAALYRELLADVRGLTLPPAHEGHAYHLFPIQVDAEARGPLFAHLAENGIRLQVHYSPVPLHPYYKKRFGYRWGDFPEAERYYRGAISLPMFPLLEDSDVKRVADCIKAFLSRASQRR
- a CDS encoding AAA family ATPase; its protein translation is MGIILKKVRISNYRSIESLSLDLGLFNLLIGQNNTGKTNFLKAVTLSISGASDISEEDIFIAQDERLKRTKTAVIDILLRPTVNAVQVCKEFSEFWTSVFTDSWITTSPEGNFVGIRTEIKYDPIRDMYSLSRHCIRQWGDSIGDATIETKRTVFNDDMRTYLQSFYMDANRDIVQDLRNRKSYFGRVTSGYALTEETINEIEEQLNAANTKIIESIPSLHQTKERISAIGQTIGAASSSIEIEPLARKITDLNKGMDIVMQDGKAASFPIAQHGYGTRSWISFLTLSAFVENQNQKLKDDDEAEQFIMLTMEEPEAHLHPQAQRQLFEQISHFEGQKIVSTHSPSIIAQASLTDTIYFSKHDGKTSAMRYSPSGAKEDKEKIFREVINTRADLLFSSAVILCEGITEELALPVYFVKYFGCAPYSLGVSIVNIGGKDNYKPFLSLIRNFDIPWFIFSDGEAEAISAVSSAIRQVFDKDYATLKNVFILENGDDYEKYLIHEGYSDLIIEVICEHEGDTEYLDSYINRMKGKKRKGGGYRDYTKEGGRQDALVDLCHEHKTEYALPVAKKLVGQADENKRIPSKVKELLSALEGRIGAIKAHILEDEA